The Anas platyrhynchos isolate ZD024472 breed Pekin duck chromosome 1, IASCAAS_PekinDuck_T2T, whole genome shotgun sequence genomic sequence TATGTGGAGAAAAATCAGCTTTCTGTTTTTAGTTTTGATACTTGATAGAAAAGCTGTCATAATTTTCCTGAGCATTTCCTGGTCTCTACAGGACCATATAAGGGGTCAATGCACTGAGGAACAGGAGGTCATAACTTCTTCTGGGTGGGGATCTCAGAAGATATTTGGGCAGATGAAAGCTCTACCTCCAAAACTAAGGGTTCTCtgatagtgttttttttgttgttttttttttttttaaactgtcttcatAATAGGAGATCCACATGGAGCGCTGTGTAAATCTGACTGATGTTGCTGTGGAAGCAGTCCTGACTTGTTGTCCAAAGATacacatttttctcttccatggATGTCCACTAATAACAGGTGGGTCAAATCACGCAGGGAGTGGGAAGAGTAATGACTTCCTAACAGTATATTCTCTGGGAAATCATACTATGCTTTGCAAATTATGCAATACATCTGATAACTTGCTAGACAACATAGTAAATGCACACTGaagttttcaaagcaaaatgagaGTTTTGCTTTGAAACCTGGCAGCCTCCAGAGAGGGAGTTTTCCTGTTGCTGTTCTTTTCCTCTCGGCATGGTGATGCAGTCCCAAAGTGGATGAGAagatttcaggaaaatattttaccatatttaaaaattacaacCTAATATATCTTTACTATTATCTTAGACTGTGCTCACATTTTTGTCACTAACATAGTGTCATTACAGCGCTATTAGGAAAGACTGATCAGTTGCAGATCCAGGTACAGAACGGCTTTTTCTGAAGGTTCCTGGCTGCTCTCTCTTCCATCCTTGGTTTTCCAAATATGTTACATACTTTCCCATTCTTTCTTGTCTGACAACAGACATCATAGATTGATAAATACTCTATATGAAACTACATTTTTGACTTTCGTATCAAAACAATCTAGAACAAAGTCCTATGAAGTCATAAAAAGATTAAGCTATTGGCATTACACACTGTTAAATATGCTCAAGAAAGTTGAAATAAGAACcatagtttttcttttcctgagtcTTATGTGATTGAAATGGTtggttttaaattttaatttacattaatgCAACAGTTGTGTATTTATTGAAACTTTTACAAAGAGTAAGCCACTTCAGCAGATATGAATaagaaatgctttctttgctgtctTGTGTGGTTTTGCTGTCTAGCTAACTGAAGTTTACTCTACTTTAACCCTCTGAAAGATGTATTGCATCTATGAAACCTACTAAATGTAGCGCAGCAGAAAAACAGGACACAGAAGTTAATCACACTTGAGTGTATTCATTAaattctaaaaggaaaaaagagactTTACTCTCCCAATACCTATCTACATTTTTTATGTTTGGCTGTTTGGTGATGCTTTACAGTTACTTGGGTGGAGAAAGCAGAATGGTTTGAAATTACTACTGCTATACATCAAGTGTAATTGTGATCGAAGCATCAATATATTTTCTGAATGAATAACAAGAAATtcgttttttcttttgtagatcGCTCCCGAGATGTTTTAGAGCAGCTAGTCATATCAAACAAAATCAAGCAAGTGACATGGACCATttactgattattttttgtctgtgtatGTATGAGTGTAAAGTTTACAGATGGaagagctgcttcagaaaacaAGCACCTCCAGAGAAATAGCTGGTGACTTTTGTACTTCCAGATTGCTTCTCTCCTTCTTCCCACCAGAGGTCTCCGTCGCCATTCCTGTCCTTGCATGTGAGCCTGGACTCTGCTGAGTCCTGCCTTTGCATCACTGGTCATACACCATTAAGAGGAAAGATAAAATGATAATCAGTATTACACTGTCATTTTTCAACCTCTTTGAATGATCAGATTTGGCCACTGTTTAGCATCTTTCAGCATCTTAGCTACCTACATGAATCCAGTATTAATAAGTATCTGTTCCGAGTTTGTAATCTGAGAGGGTagttgcaattaaaaaatacCAAGCCCACACATAATACTAATACTTACACAGAAGTGTCTGCAGAGTTGGGACTTCCCTTTTGACAAAAGTCAGCAGAGAGAACTGGTAAATGGAAGTGTCATTAATAGCAGTGCAAATATATGTTATGTAATAACAATCTCCTTTTACTGTGTAGTACTTTTTCTCAGCCTGGAGGGAAAAGTGTAGGTGCTTTTCTTTTGATGTTACTCATGCTAGagctttctgtctttgtttaCTATCAAATGTTTACAGAAGTTTTATATATCCAAAAATACCGTCTGTGAACATGTAAACATAAAGTAGCTTTGAAATTATTGTGGTGATTTAACACATTTCAGAACAGTGCTTATGACCAATAAAATAATCTTGTACATGGGCAAATATTTGCTCTAGCTCTATGTGAAAATCACTAGAAGGAACAAAATGGTGGTCCTCATAAGCCTATCTGTGACTGAAGTGGGATCAGACAGTGTCTGAGTACATGAATCTCAGGATGGCAGAGTTCAACGAAGTTTATGTTCTGGTGTATGCAGTTCATTATACTTCCAGCAGCCTCCAGaagatgaaaatatatttatttatgtgttgtGCAATTGTAGTCatttttagaattaaattttAGAAATGTAGAATGAGTTTATTATTACATGAGGGAGCAGTGTTCTTATCGCAATTGTAAGTTACGCTCACTGGCTTTGTTGAAGCAGTAGAATTTGTAGTGAGACCTGTATGATTTCAACATTAAACTTTCTAAACACTAGTAATTCTAGCCATGCAGAGAGCAGCCAGCATGCTGTGTTGCTATTCTGTATTTGGACATAGCAGGGTTTAGCTAGGGATCTGATGACGCTGTCAAACCCATGAGTTTAGGCAAGCAGAAGGACTATGTTTATAACTTAACACTTGTCATAGCCAAcacttatttaaaatgttatagaaataaaacagtctTCTAGTCTATTTCAAGTTCTGGTCAAATTGCATGAAAGATAATATATGTTGCATCCAGTAATGTTAAAGGATATTATGATATCTGACAATGATCTCTGTTCTTCTCTCATTATATGGCTTGTGGAAGAGCAGATGCATTTAGAAATCTTGTTCATGTGTAGCTGAAAGAGCAATTCTCAAACTCAGGTGCCTAAATCCCTAATGCTTGTATGCAGTAATTTATCTGCCACAAAAAGATGAAGTAGAATCATAAGCTAGCTCAAGTGGGAAGGGACCCCAGGAACTTTCTAGCCTAGCCTCCTGCCCAAAGCAGGGTTGGTTCAGACCAGCTTAATCAGGGCTTTACCTGGCCAAGACTTGAAAAGCTGAAGCGGAGAAAGCCTTCACAAGCTCAGATAACTTGTTCCACTGTTTAACTGCTCttgtgatggggaaaaaaaataatccttctaTCCTGTTTGGCCCTATTCTGTTTCATCCTGTGCCCTTTCTCTCTTGGCTGTGTTCCTGGTAGCCCCCTAATAGGTATGGGCAGGCTGCTGCTAGATCCCCTGAAGCCTTCACTTCCCCAAGCTGAACAAGCCTGTTCCCCCTGTCTCTTACTGCGGGACATGTAACAGTGTGCAGAGATGGTTGCCAGACTCATTTCAAGTGCtgcatcaaaaagaaaattgtacATGGGGACATGTAAAGCAGCTAAATGGGGAAGACCACTGAAGCCTGTAACAGTCAACGGTACTTAAACAGTGCTAACCCCACTGGCAAAGCTGTTGCCTTGTTAATGTAACCCTGAATTTGTCATGTCAGTGGCAAATGCAGCTTATATTGTCCCCAAACATGCGTGCAGATTTACTGTCTTCTCCTGTTAATCTCTTCTAGATGTGTAACTTAGTGCTGTATCCTTAgcttgtgctttaaaaaaaaacgaACTTTCAACACTGCAATATGTAACACTACATTCTTAGATTTGAAAGTTTAATGTGTAAGTCTTGCTAAATCTTTCACTTCCAGAGCTTAAGACTACTGTCTTACTGGTTTGTTACTAGCATAATTCTACTGGAATTGGTTTCGATTCAGATTAAGTCAGTcgtttttaataaatgtttaagAGTGCTGGGGTGAAGTGGGAGACGAACGTCACGTATGCACTTACCACTTCATATTCTATATTGTACTCGGGTGTTGTAAATTCTTGGGTGAACATGCAGAATATTTATGTATTGTTTTGAATATTAACGTTTGTAAGTCTTCTGTTTGgatatttctgaaaacttgttaaattatattttataacaGCTGAATGTTATGCACAGATAATTGTTCATTAACTTCCTATTTTATAAACATTGGTTTTATGAGTGAGTGCTACTTACTTCTTTAGTTAAAAGCTTTAACCCTTGTCATCTGGTATTTGGATAGTTGTAGGGGCATTGTGTTCCATTCTTTGGTTTTTAGTTCCCCATCACTGCTTATTAAGTAGTAAACTGCTAAAAATTATAgattctgcaaggctgctctgaAAACACTGGTTTTTGCTTCACGTTGCTAAACTTAGAGTCTCTCACAGcctctaggtgtccctgcttgagaagggggttggaccagacagcctccagaggtctcttccaacctccagcattctgtggttctgttcAGAAAAATGGCAGAAGGAAAGACAACTTCAACCCCCATCCTTTTCCCCTCATGataagttgtctttttttttttttttacccttgcAAAGTTAGGGAATGTAGCCATTTGAATGTTCTCTCTAAAGGAGAACATGTATCCTATGGCTATATAATCACGTCAGGTATTTAGAACTTTTACTGTGGCTACAAGTCAAGAAACATGTTTTAGGCTCCTAAATAACCACTCCAACAGCTTCAAGGAAGAATagatttattttagaaggaagGGGGAGACACAAATTAGTTACTTGGACATTCAGAAGAGATATCCAGAAACAGAGCAAGGCACTTAGAATTGAGTATACTGTAAGCTAATAGTCTAGCAGAGAGTTATACAAAGGACAACAATCAATTTTTCTGTAAAGTGTGTTAAAGCAGTGCAGTAATCTTTCAGCTGCCATCTTCCTCTCTCCCCACAGTGGTATACTGAACACCTAAAACATTTCACAGTAGTGTCAAGGAGTGAAATTACCACATGAATTAGACAAAAAACATCAAGCATGCAAACTCTGAAGTGCAATCTCTTTGGATTTGCACTTCAGCAGGTCTCACTGAAAAAAGTTTGCATGTAGCTGTTACCTCATATAGATCCAAAGTCTCAGTGAACATGACTGAAATCACTACAGTGAAGGAACAGTAACCTACTTAGTATTAACAGGTATGTTCCATGTTtagtttccatttctgttttatatacttacaaaaaaaaaaaaagccacccaaGTGAGACAACGTTGATTAGGAAACCAGCTTTAACAGCTTTCTAAGCTATTTGATGAGGGCTGATAACTCCAGACGATACTTGATGTTAATCCATGGTTTTCCTGTCTGGTATACTCAGGAAGGGAATATTCTATCACTTTGTGGAGCTGGTTGTGAATGCTGTGGCTTAAAAACTGATACCTGCCAGGGTCGCCAATCAGCACTTCAGTTTGATGCATCCTGATGCACTTCCTCAGCCAGCGATGGAGACCGTCAGCAAGTTGTTCGTCATAAAACATATCGCCCAGAACAATGAGGTCCCACTTGCCAGCGTCCGAGTTAATGATATTCTTAATGGCGATGGGGAAGGGATCCAGGTGATTCAGTTCACAGTTCAACCTCATTGCCATGCCTGCAACTGAAGAAAAGTCACAgagtaaaaaaaagttttaggaTTCTGCCATTCAGGCCCCTTGCAAATTTTGTTGATGCGTTTTTCAATTTaatctcttaaatatttttgtttatccAATCAAAGGACTTCCACAGCTTTCATTATGGGTCAAAATCTAGCACGAAGTGATGGAATTTTATCACCACACTACAACCTAGGGAAGTACTATCCATACTGGAAACCAAGGGCAGTCCAGGGATCAAACTACATGTAGAATAGCCCTCTTGTCTCAACCTACGAATATACTTCCTCCCTTAATCAATGAGTAATCAAGCTATGAACAAACTGCATTCACAAGTCAgttaagggaaaacaaaacctggAGGGAAAGAAAGGCAAAGTTCAGGCCCTAACatgaaactgcaggaaaaatgCTATGGTCCTATAGAGAAACCAGCTTGCCACCTACACTTGGGATTCTCTTCCAAAACAGCTGTGATGGTGTATTAGCACATGTTTGACAGAGACTTTGTTCACTGCTATGCAGACACTTGGTGCAACCCAGCTTCTAACACTGGCAAAATCCATTCATCTTTCTAGCGCTCACAGAACTCTGTTTGGAAACTGAATTTCTGCCAAGTGAATCAAAGAAAAGTCAGTGTTAAACatgctttaataaaaacaataaaggtCTTTACAGAGAGATGGGAAAAGAAAGCCTTACTAGGGTCGATGTCATTAGCAAGGACTTGGGATGCACCACTCATCACAGCAGCTATCGCTGTTGCTCCACATCCACTTCCAAGATCCAAAACTGATCGCCCTTTAACAACGCGTGGATTATCTAGAATGTACCTGGATTTAAAAGGAAGGCTGTTAGTGCAATACACGTTATGCAGGTTACTCGGGTTTGCATTATGCTGCACAAGAGTTTACTTCATACAGGTAATGAAGCGTGGTATCTTAAAGGATGCTTGTCCCACATATGCCTTGTGGTACAGAACTCCTTATTTGCCTCTGCTGATGGAAAAATCAAGTACCACTGCCCTTCGTTacccctctccccaccacagCTCGGTGCTTGAGCTGGGGATATGAGACCAGTGAGTGatactggttttgttttaatgaaaataacctTCTCCTGTGAGGTTTGACATACAGCTTTGTCACGCTGTTACCACAGCTTTGCCCTGTTGTTTGCTACTTTTCAAATGCTCTCTGTTTATGAGGGCACCCAGGAAAGACCTTTGTGCAGAGAGGCTCAGCAGTCTGGCAACTGCCCCCCGCCACATAATCCCTCCTCCTCTGAGACCAGCCGATAGTTTGCAAACAGGCCAAAGGACAGGGTGGGACCTCCATGGAAGCCCTGTTTCCTCTGTCTAGAGGCTGTGCTTGGATTTGCAGTGATGTTCCTGCAGTAACGTGCACAGCACGGGCTGGCCCAAGCACAGCAAGTGCTGTGTTTCCAGCTGAGGGCTTCTCAGGTTTCCCCTAATGACCACAGTGACAGGGCACGCGTCCCCTGGCAGGGACATGCCATGGCCATGATGGAATAACGAGGCATCTTACGGTACAGAGAGGAGTAGCTCGGAACAGGAGACTCCTGGTGTGGAAACGCCAACTGTGAAACAAGCACGGTTAAAGAAAAAGCACGTTTTCAGgttcctggttttgttttactttttcagaTTACACGGCTGATTTCTGACATGCCCAATACATCAAGACAAGGGCATAAACAGTACGACAATCAAGTGGTGAAACGCCAGACCATTAGTATTGCTACCCAAATATCAGGGCACATAAATCGTATAGTAACAAGATATAGAGATTACCTTATCTTATTCAATTTTGCACTGTTTAGAAGCATCCTAATTTGTCTAAATGGCAGGCTAATCAACAATTTAACTGCACAACCCATCTTTTTCCTGGCTGAAAGTGCCATCCTATTTACACTTCCcaccagaaaaacagcaaagccCCAATTCAGATCCTCCCATTTCATCTACATAAGAAATGTCTGACAGTTACTTTgttataattactttttttttcctgctattcAAAGTAAGGTAtttcatttcacagaagaacagaaCTCTAACTAGTTTCTGGGAATCAGGAATAGCAACAACATTCAAACACATTTCTACAGTAGGtggcaaaaataaaagtatggcTTCTGATGTGACCAGAAGGCAG encodes the following:
- the ETFBKMT gene encoding electron transfer flavoprotein beta subunit lysine methyltransferase, yielding MAFRGWRRLLLGRQNTLARAWRSRRGAPSLRWKRCRHWSAGRTLDPEVRAFLEENTEVTSSGHLTPEIRLRLLTPRCRFWREKPDLWPYGDPFWAIYWPGGQALSRYILDNPRVVKGRSVLDLGSGCGATAIAAVMSGASQVLANDIDPIAGMAMRLNCELNHLDPFPIAIKNIINSDAGKWDLIVLGDMFYDEQLADGLHRWLRKCIRMHQTEVLIGDPGRYQFLSHSIHNQLHKVIEYSLPEYTRQENHGLTSSIVWSYQPSSNSLESC